The Wansuia hejianensis genomic interval CAGGTGAGGGCGAGCGGCGGTTTTTATGAGATCATGGTCGACGCCATCCGTGAAAATCAGGATACGGTTGGAGCCATGGTAAGCGTCGGTGATGTAAAAGTTGCAGCGACCGATACGGCTGTGACTTGCACGACAGAGGTGGAGTTCGAGAATTACGATGTGGATGTGGTGATGACTTTCGATGCAGCTGGCTCGGCACCCACCAATTTTGTGATGAACATTGATTATCCGCTGTCTGTTAAAATGGGCCAGGCCGGAATGAATACTCTGACAGGAATCCTGGTAGTATTTGTGATCCTTTTGTTTCTGGCGGGAGTGATTTCTCTGTTTGGTTTCATAAACAAAGGTGTCAAAAAGGAAAAGGCAGAGCCGACAAAGATGCCTGTAAAGGATATTGCCCCGGTCCGGGCTACGGTGGAAGAGACGCCTGCAAAAGCGGTGCAGGGGACGGACGATATAGAACTGGCGATTGTTCTGGCGGCTGCGATTGCGGCCGCAGAGGAAGAGCAGCCGTCAGGAGACGGTTATGTGGTTCGGTCGATTAAAAAGGTGAATACATCCAGGAGATGGAGAAGAGTTTAGGAGGATGAAAAGATGAAGACTTACACAATTACAGTAAATGGCAATGTATATAATGTGACCGTAGAAGAGGGAACCACTGCCGGTGCAGCAGCTCCGGCCCCAAAAGCAGCAGTCCCGGCAGCCGCCCCAAAAGCAGCTCCGGCCCCGGCGCCAGCCCCGGCCCCAAAAGCAGCGGCTCCGGCAGGTGCGGCAGGTTCAGTGGAGATAACAGCTTCTGTTCCGGGAAAAATCTGCAAGATAGAGGCGAAAGCAGGGCAGGCTGTCAAGAGTGGCGACACAGTTGTCATTCTCGAGGCGATGAAGATGGAAATCCCGGTTGTGGCTCCGCAGGACGGTACGATTGCAAGTGTTAATGTGGCAGCAGGAGATGCTGTTGAATCCGGTGATGTATTGGCAACGATGGATTGATCAGACACTCGATGAAAATATAAAACCGGAGGTAGTAAAATGTCAGGTATTTTAGATACATTGTCAAACCTGGTTCATCAGACCGCGTTTTTTAATCTGACATGGGGCAACTATGTGATGATTATTGTTGCTTTTGTGTTTTTTTATCTTGCGATTAA includes:
- a CDS encoding OadG family protein; translated protein: MKNRKRKWTGLLLAVVCMFTMMLAVPVSAEITEDTEEMLQQNVHDYLSSIFGLEDSIYDQVRASGGFYEIMVDAIRENQDTVGAMVSVGDVKVAATDTAVTCTTEVEFENYDVDVVMTFDAAGSAPTNFVMNIDYPLSVKMGQAGMNTLTGILVVFVILLFLAGVISLFGFINKGVKKEKAEPTKMPVKDIAPVRATVEETPAKAVQGTDDIELAIVLAAAIAAAEEEQPSGDGYVVRSIKKVNTSRRWRRV
- a CDS encoding biotin/lipoyl-binding carrier protein — protein: MKTYTITVNGNVYNVTVEEGTTAGAAAPAPKAAVPAAAPKAAPAPAPAPAPKAAAPAGAAGSVEITASVPGKICKIEAKAGQAVKSGDTVVILEAMKMEIPVVAPQDGTIASVNVAAGDAVESGDVLATMD